One Phaseolus vulgaris cultivar G19833 chromosome 4, P. vulgaris v2.0, whole genome shotgun sequence DNA window includes the following coding sequences:
- the LOC137838846 gene encoding uncharacterized protein, producing MPNYYWWTNHGEELPQSPPVDVASSCYGTCGQREELGRFHQMIMDHVGPSNAHCMQPESVIGSEYMEENPDLETRNFFNMLAAAQAPLWEGCENHSELSASLEALSLKSDYNMSEGCFNRMVQLMGETMPKDHRMVNNFFQAKKSVEKLGLGCTKIDCCPKGCMLYYREHCHKSITNCFICGMERYKTVTRRGIEKKIAIKKMWYFPIIPRLRRLYSSMATAPHMRWHSENQRDPSILSHPSYGEAWKHFDRMHPDFSQDPRNVRLGLCADGFNPFGQYGKSYSCWPVILTPYNLPPSMCMKREFMFLTILVPGPSNPKHKIDVFLQPLIDDLCTLWTEGILTYDVSLRQNFMMKAALMWTINDFPAYGMLLGWMTCGRLSCPICMERTKAFYLSHSHKISFFDCHRQFLSPDHQFRKNKKAFKKKFVETDPPPPRLSSLDIWNRVAHLPVCTELQEQQNIPEYGIKHNWKKQSIFWRLPYWKTQLLRHNIDVMHTERNVFMNVFDTVMDIKGKTKDTNKARLDVAQICNRKELELKDIGGGKLIKPKAAYTFTKSQRVFICKWVKELKLPDGYASNLGRCVDLNQGKLHGMKSHDCHVFMQRLLPIAFDALPKSIWKVLIELSLFFKELSSTTLNVEHLRVMEENIPMLLCKLEQIFPPSFFDSMEHLPIHLPYETKVGGPVQYRWMYPFERFLHSLKKSKK from the exons ATGCCTAATTATTATTGGTGGACAAATCATGGTGAAGAATTGCCACAATCCCCCCCAGTGGATGTTGCCAGTTCATGTTATGGAACTTGTGGACAAAGAGAAGAATTAGGTCGTTTCCATCAAATGATAATGGATCATGTGGGGCCCTCAAATGCACATTGCATGCAACCAGAGAGTGTTATTGGATCTGAGTACATGGAGGAAAATCCTGATCTTGAAACTCGAAATTTTTTTAACATGCTTGCTGCTGCACAAGCACCCTTGTGGGAAGGATGCGAGAATCACTCAGAATTGTCAGCTTCTTTGGAAGCTCTAAGCTTGAAATCTGATTATAATATGTCTGAAGGATGTTTCAATAGAATGGTCCAACTTATGGGGGAGACTATGCCCAAAGATCATCGAatggttaataattttttccaaGCTAAGAAGTCAGTGGAAAAATTGGGTTTGGGTTGTACGAAAATTGATTGTTGTCCAAAAGGATGCATGTTGTATTATAGGGAACATTGTCATAAAAGTATAACTAATTGCTTTATTTGTGGAATGGAGCGATATAAGACAGTCACTAGGAGGggaattgaaaagaaaattgcTATTAAGAAAATGTGGTACTTTCCCATCATTCCTAGACTTAGAAGGTTATACTCTTCAATGGCAACTGCACCTCACATGAGATGGCATAGTGAGAATCAAAGGGACCCGTCTATTTTGTCTCATCCATCTTATGGAGAAGCTTGGAAGCATTTTGATAGAATGCATCCAGATTTTAGTCAAGACCCAAGAAATGTCAGATTAGGTTTATGTGCAGATGGGTTTAATCCTTTTGGTCAATATGGAAAAAGTTATTCTTGTTGGCCAGTTATCCTAACCCCATACAACCTTCCGCCTTCCATGTGCATGAAGAGAGAGTTTATGTTTTTGACAATCTTAGTTCCAGGTCCTtcaaatccaaagcataagaTTGATGTGTTCTTGCAACCACTTATAGATGACTTATGCACCTTGTGGACTGAAGGGATATTGACTTATGATGTGTCACTAAGGCAAAATTTTATGATGAAAGCTGCTTTGATGTGGACAATTAATGACTTTCCAGCTTACGGCATGTTATTGGGTTGGATGACTTGTGGTAGACTTTCTTGCCCTATATGCATGGAAAGAACAAAGGCTTTTTATCTTAGTCATAGCCACAAGATATCCTTTTTTGACTGTCATCGTCAATTTCTTTCACCTGATCATCAATTTAGGAAGAATAAAAAGGCATTCAAGAAGAAGTTTGTTGAGACTGATCCCCCTCCTCCACGTTTGTCTAGTCTTGACATTTGGAATAGGGTTGCACACTTACCAGTTTGCACTGAATTACAAGAACAACAAAATATTCCTGAATATGGTATTAAACATAATTGGAAGAAACAAAGTATATTTTGGAGGTTGCCATATTGGAAAACTCAACTTTTACGTCACAATATTGATGTTATGCACACAGAGAGAAATGTGTTCATGAATGTGTTTGACACTGTGATGGATATCAAAGGAAAAACTAAGGACACAAACAAGGCTCGATTGGATGTAGCACAAATATGCAATCGAAAAGAGCTAGAGTTGAAAGACATTGGTGGTGGCAAACTTatcaaaccaaaagcagcataTACATTTACGAAATCCCAAAGAGTCTTTATTTGTAAATGGGTTAAAGAATTGAAGCTTCCAGATGGATATGCTTCCAATTTGGGTAGATGTGTTGACCTTAATCAAGGCAAGTTACATGGCATGAAAAGTCATGATTGTCATGTGTTCATGCAACGTTTGCTTCCAATTGCATTTGACGCATTACCAAAATCAATCTGGAAAGTTCTTATTGAACTTAGTCTTTTCTTCAAAGAATTAAGTTCGACAACACTAAATGTTGAACACCTAAGAGTTATGGAAGAAAATATTCCTATGTTATTGTGTAAATTGGAACAAATATTTCCACCAAGCTTCTTTGATTCCATGGAACATCTTCCAATTCATCTACCTTACGAGACAAAAGTTGGTGGTCCAGTCCAATATCGTTGGATGTATCCATTTGAGAG GTTCTTACACTCcctaaaaaaaagtaaaaaataa